The following coding sequences are from one Streptomyces sp. NBC_01485 window:
- a CDS encoding GNAT family N-acetyltransferase translates to MPYTAGSVLPAGTLSGTPQPVLRTGDGLLLRPWRAEDAPAVYAAFQDPAMHQWHVRSADCEEEVAGWIEAWRKGWAGERNAQWAVADTDTGELLGRVALRSIDLGDGVAEVAYWTTKAARGRGVAPRATTALTRWALDEIGFHRLELMHATANEASCRVATKAGFTLEGTRRSAALHQDGWHDMHLHARVQGD, encoded by the coding sequence ATGCCCTACACCGCAGGCTCCGTCCTGCCCGCCGGAACCCTCTCAGGCACCCCGCAGCCCGTGCTCCGCACCGGCGACGGCCTCCTCCTGCGCCCGTGGCGGGCCGAGGACGCGCCCGCCGTGTACGCCGCCTTCCAGGACCCGGCGATGCACCAGTGGCACGTCAGGTCCGCCGACTGCGAGGAGGAGGTCGCCGGCTGGATCGAGGCGTGGCGGAAGGGCTGGGCGGGGGAGCGCAACGCCCAGTGGGCCGTGGCCGACACGGACACCGGTGAACTGCTCGGGCGGGTGGCGCTGCGCAGCATCGACCTCGGTGACGGCGTGGCGGAGGTCGCCTACTGGACGACCAAGGCGGCCCGTGGCCGGGGAGTCGCCCCCCGGGCCACGACCGCACTGACCCGCTGGGCCCTCGACGAGATCGGCTTCCACCGCCTGGAGCTGATGCACGCCACCGCCAACGAGGCCTCCTGCCGCGTCGCCACGAAGGCCGGTTTCACCCTGGAGGGCACCCGGCGCAGCGCCGCCCTCCACCAGGACGGCTGGCACGACATGCACCTCCACGCCCGCGTACAGGGCGACTGA
- a CDS encoding siderophore-interacting protein, whose translation MAERPARKPRKPHSAQVVRTERLTPHMQRVVLGGEGLAEFTAGDCTDHYVKLLFGPEGVTYPEPFDLEHIRAEFPREQWPVTRTYTARYWDAEHRELTLDFVLHGDEGLAGPWAARVQPGEKVHFLGPGGAYTPDTTADWHLLVGDESALPAIATALESLPAGALAHAFIEVTGPEEEQKIDSDVEVVWLHRGDRPIGERLVEAVRALKFPEGRPHAFVHGEAACVKELRKLLRVELGIPREDLSISGYWRLGHNEDGWQASKPEWNARVEAEQEKATPTA comes from the coding sequence ATGGCAGAACGTCCGGCACGGAAGCCGCGGAAGCCTCATTCCGCGCAGGTCGTCCGCACCGAACGGCTCACCCCGCACATGCAGCGCGTCGTGCTCGGCGGCGAGGGTCTGGCCGAGTTCACGGCGGGCGACTGCACCGACCACTACGTCAAACTCCTCTTCGGCCCCGAGGGCGTCACCTACCCGGAGCCCTTCGACCTGGAGCACATCCGCGCCGAGTTCCCCCGCGAGCAGTGGCCCGTGACGCGGACGTACACGGCCCGCTACTGGGACGCCGAACACCGCGAGCTGACCCTGGACTTCGTGCTGCACGGCGACGAGGGCCTGGCCGGGCCGTGGGCGGCGCGCGTGCAGCCGGGCGAGAAGGTCCACTTCCTGGGCCCCGGCGGCGCCTACACGCCGGACACGACCGCCGACTGGCATCTGCTGGTCGGCGACGAGAGCGCCCTGCCCGCCATCGCGACCGCCCTGGAGTCGCTGCCCGCCGGCGCCCTCGCCCACGCCTTCATCGAGGTGACCGGCCCCGAGGAGGAACAGAAGATCGACTCCGACGTGGAGGTCGTCTGGCTGCACCGCGGCGACCGGCCGATCGGCGAGCGGCTCGTCGAGGCCGTACGGGCGCTGAAGTTCCCCGAGGGCCGCCCGCACGCGTTCGTGCACGGCGAGGCCGCCTGCGTGAAGGAGCTGCGCAAGCTGCTGCGCGTCGAGCTGGGGATCCCGCGCGAGGACCTGTCGATCTCCGGCTACTGGCGGCTCGGCCACAACGAGGACGGCTGGCAGGCGTCGAAGCCGGAGTGGAACGCGCGCGTGGAGGCGGAGCAGGAGAAGGCGACGCCGACCGCGTGA
- a CDS encoding helical backbone metal receptor has product MRVVSLVPSLTEAVATSVPGALVGATDWCTHPADLDVTRIGGTKNPDVDRIVALAPDLVIANEEENREPDLAALRAAGVEVLVTEVRDVPQAFRELARVLRACGAPALPGWLVDAEEAWAALPVFEERRTAVVPIWRRPWMVLGRDTFAGDVLARLGVDHLYAGHPERYPRVPVDELRAAAPDLVVLPDEPYRFTADDGPEAFPGLPCALVSGRHLTWYGPSLAEAPKALGEALRAARR; this is encoded by the coding sequence GTGAGGGTCGTCTCGCTGGTCCCGTCGCTCACCGAGGCGGTGGCCACCTCCGTGCCCGGCGCCCTGGTCGGCGCCACCGACTGGTGTACCCACCCGGCGGACCTCGACGTCACCCGGATCGGCGGAACCAAGAACCCCGACGTCGACCGGATCGTCGCCCTCGCCCCCGACCTGGTGATCGCCAACGAGGAGGAGAACCGGGAACCGGACCTGGCCGCGCTGCGCGCCGCGGGCGTCGAGGTGCTGGTGACGGAGGTCCGGGACGTCCCGCAGGCCTTCCGGGAACTGGCGCGGGTGCTCCGGGCGTGCGGGGCGCCGGCCCTGCCGGGCTGGCTGGTGGACGCGGAGGAGGCGTGGGCCGCGCTGCCCGTCTTCGAGGAGCGCCGCACGGCCGTCGTACCGATCTGGCGTCGCCCGTGGATGGTGCTGGGCCGGGACACGTTCGCCGGGGACGTGCTGGCCCGGCTGGGCGTCGACCACCTGTACGCCGGGCACCCCGAGCGCTATCCGAGGGTCCCGGTCGACGAGCTGCGGGCGGCTGCCCCGGACCTGGTCGTCCTCCCGGACGAGCCCTACCGCTTCACCGCCGACGACGGCCCGGAGGCCTTCCCCGGCCTGCCCTGCGCGCTCGTCAGCGGACGGCACCTGACGTGGTACGGCCCGTCGCTCGCCGAGGCGCCGAAGGCGCTGGGCGAGGCGCTGCGAGCAGCCCGCCGCTGA
- a CDS encoding FadR/GntR family transcriptional regulator — translation MSVDADGTPDGGPGGTPDDRLTPVLRPVRAGNGFEEALEQILQVVRLGLVPGGERLPAERDLAERLGISRVTLREVLKVLQDQGLVESRRGRYGGTFVLPRADAGGEDELRRRIAEVDVEDVLRFREVLEVGAAGLCATHGLDREQAERLREALARTEDAPLTDYRRLDTMLHLTLAELCGSPSLTARYAAVRATVNDLLDCIPLLVRNLEHSQRQHIALVEAVLDGDSDGAREMMREHCAGTAALLRGFLT, via the coding sequence ATGTCGGTGGACGCGGACGGCACACCGGACGGCGGACCGGGCGGCACACCGGACGACCGGCTGACGCCGGTACTGCGGCCGGTGCGGGCCGGGAACGGCTTCGAGGAGGCGCTGGAGCAGATCCTCCAGGTCGTCCGGCTGGGTCTGGTGCCGGGCGGCGAACGGCTGCCGGCCGAGCGGGATCTCGCGGAGCGGCTCGGGATCAGCCGGGTGACGCTGCGCGAGGTGCTGAAGGTGCTCCAGGACCAGGGGCTGGTCGAGTCGCGCCGGGGGCGTTACGGCGGCACGTTCGTGCTGCCGCGCGCGGACGCCGGCGGCGAGGACGAGCTGCGGCGGCGGATCGCCGAGGTCGACGTCGAGGACGTGCTGCGCTTCCGCGAGGTGCTGGAGGTGGGCGCGGCGGGCCTGTGCGCGACGCACGGGCTCGACCGCGAACAGGCGGAGCGCCTGCGCGAAGCCCTCGCCCGCACCGAGGACGCGCCGCTCACCGACTACCGGCGCCTGGACACGATGCTCCACCTCACCCTGGCCGAGCTGTGCGGCTCACCGTCGCTGACCGCGCGGTACGCGGCGGTACGGGCCACGGTGAACGACCTGCTCGACTGCATCCCGCTCCTCGTGCGCAACCTGGAGCACTCGCAGCGCCAGCACATCGCGCTGGTGGAAGCGGTGCTGGACGGCGACTCGGACGGCGCGCGGGAGATGATGCGGGAGCACTGCGCGGGGACGGCGGCCCTGCTCAGGGGCTTCCTGACGTGA
- a CDS encoding glutamine synthetase family protein, whose amino-acid sequence MSDRTPPLSVEELHALVASGEIDTVVLAFPDMQGRLQGKRFAAGFFLAEVLRHGTEGCNYLLAVDTEMNTVDGYAMSSWERGYGDFAMHPDLSTLRRVPWNAGTAMLVADLAWSDGSPVVAAPRQILRRQLERLAEHGFTAQVGTELEFIVFKDSYEAAWDANYRGLTPVNQYNVDYSVLGTGRVEPLLRRIRNEMAGAGLTVESAKGECNPGQHEIVFRYDEALVTCDQHAIYKTGAKEIAAQEGVSLTFMAKYNEREGNSCHIHLSLTDADGTNVMAGTPADADGMSDVMRHFLAGQLAALRDFSLLYAPNINSYKRFQPGSFAPTAVAWGHDNRTCSLRVVGHGRSMRFENRLPGGDVNPHLAVAGLVAAGLYGIEQKLELPEACSGNAYTADYAHVPTTLREAAELWANSPIALAAFGEEVVAHYSNMARVELEAFDAAVTDWELRRSFERL is encoded by the coding sequence GTGTCAGACCGCACACCCCCGCTCAGCGTCGAGGAACTGCACGCCCTCGTCGCGAGCGGTGAGATCGACACTGTCGTCCTGGCGTTCCCCGACATGCAAGGGCGGCTCCAGGGCAAGCGGTTCGCCGCCGGATTCTTCCTCGCCGAGGTCCTCCGGCACGGCACCGAGGGCTGCAACTACCTGCTGGCCGTCGACACGGAGATGAACACCGTCGACGGGTACGCCATGTCCTCCTGGGAGCGCGGCTACGGTGACTTCGCCATGCACCCCGACCTCTCCACCCTGCGCCGCGTGCCCTGGAACGCCGGTACGGCCATGCTGGTCGCCGACCTCGCCTGGAGCGACGGCTCGCCCGTGGTCGCCGCCCCGCGCCAGATCCTGCGCCGCCAACTGGAGCGCCTCGCCGAGCACGGCTTCACCGCCCAGGTCGGCACCGAGCTGGAGTTCATCGTCTTCAAGGACAGCTACGAGGCCGCCTGGGACGCGAACTACCGCGGCCTCACCCCGGTCAACCAGTACAACGTCGACTACTCGGTCCTCGGGACCGGACGGGTCGAGCCGCTGCTGCGCCGCATCCGCAACGAGATGGCCGGCGCCGGCCTCACCGTCGAGTCCGCCAAGGGCGAGTGCAACCCCGGCCAGCACGAGATCGTCTTCCGCTACGACGAGGCCCTGGTCACCTGCGACCAGCACGCGATCTACAAGACCGGCGCCAAGGAGATCGCCGCGCAGGAGGGCGTCTCGCTGACCTTCATGGCGAAGTACAACGAGCGCGAGGGCAACTCCTGCCACATCCACCTCTCCCTCACCGACGCCGACGGCACCAACGTCATGGCCGGCACCCCCGCCGACGCGGACGGCATGTCCGACGTCATGCGCCACTTCCTCGCCGGACAACTGGCAGCCCTGCGCGACTTCTCCCTCCTCTACGCCCCCAACATCAACTCCTACAAGCGGTTCCAGCCGGGCTCCTTCGCCCCGACCGCCGTCGCCTGGGGGCACGACAACCGCACCTGCTCGCTGCGGGTCGTCGGCCACGGCCGCTCGATGCGCTTCGAGAACCGGCTGCCCGGCGGCGACGTCAACCCCCACCTCGCGGTCGCCGGACTGGTCGCGGCCGGGCTGTACGGCATCGAACAGAAACTGGAGCTGCCCGAGGCCTGCTCCGGAAACGCCTACACCGCCGACTACGCGCACGTCCCCACCACGCTCCGCGAGGCCGCCGAGCTGTGGGCGAACAGCCCGATCGCGCTGGCCGCCTTCGGCGAGGAGGTCGTCGCGCACTACAGCAACATGGCCCGC
- a CDS encoding gamma-glutamyl-gamma-aminobutyrate hydrolase family protein, protein MAGRTGVTDARSGRPLIGVSTYLESRTRWGVWELEAALLPAGYPRLVQRAGGLAALLPPDAPEQAAGAVARLDGLVIAGGPDVDPVRYGAERDPRTGPPARERDAWELALIQAALAADVPLLGICRGMQLLNIALGGTMTQHIDGHTGGVGIVGHHSVKPVPGTLYGGLVDEETSVPTYHHQAVDRLGAGLIPSAYAADGTVEAVELPSAGGWVLGVQWHPEMAEDVRVMRALVEAAG, encoded by the coding sequence ATGGCGGGCAGGACGGGTGTCACGGACGCGAGGAGCGGCAGGCCGCTGATCGGCGTCAGTACGTACCTGGAGTCCAGGACGCGCTGGGGCGTGTGGGAGCTGGAGGCGGCCCTGCTGCCCGCCGGGTACCCGCGGCTCGTGCAGCGGGCCGGCGGACTGGCCGCGCTGCTCCCGCCGGACGCGCCCGAGCAGGCGGCGGGAGCCGTGGCCCGCCTCGACGGCCTGGTGATCGCGGGCGGCCCCGACGTCGACCCGGTCCGCTACGGCGCCGAGCGCGACCCGCGCACCGGGCCGCCGGCGCGGGAGCGGGACGCGTGGGAGCTGGCCCTGATCCAGGCGGCGCTGGCGGCGGACGTCCCGCTGCTGGGCATCTGCCGGGGCATGCAGTTGCTGAACATCGCCCTCGGCGGCACCATGACGCAGCACATCGACGGCCACACCGGGGGCGTCGGCATCGTCGGACACCACTCGGTCAAGCCGGTCCCGGGCACGCTGTACGGCGGGCTCGTCGACGAGGAGACCTCCGTGCCGACCTATCACCACCAGGCGGTGGACCGCCTCGGCGCGGGCCTGATCCCGTCGGCATACGCGGCGGACGGCACCGTGGAAGCCGTCGAACTGCCGTCGGCGGGCGGCTGGGTGCTGGGGGTCCAGTGGCACCCGGAGATGGCGGAGGACGTACGGGTGATGCGCGCGTTGGTCGAAGCGGCGGGGTAG
- a CDS encoding TDT family transporter, whose product MVTAVQPLYALPRPRAVAVRHLGPNWYATVMGTAILATAGAALPVRLPGLRTLCAAFWALSLALLLALLAARALHWRHHRDQARAHLRDPATAPFYGCLAMALLAVGGGAVTVGRDWIGIRAAVALDAVLFGAGTLVALTAAVAVPYLMAVRHRVEAAQATPVWLLPLVAPMVSAALGPLLVPYLPAGQPRQTLLLACFALFGLSLLATLMMLPVVFGRLVTGAPLPLVLTPTLFLLLGPLGQSTTAVGKFAEVAPGVVPGPDARGFAVLAVLYGVPVLGFALLWLCLAGAHVLRARRHGMGFAMTWWAFTFPVGTCVTGAAALARHTGLAVYQVLACALYVVLVAAWTVVAGHTVRGLLSGGLLAAPRPAPSAPRRATGRTTSGAVR is encoded by the coding sequence ATGGTCACCGCCGTCCAGCCCCTGTACGCCCTTCCCCGCCCGCGCGCCGTCGCCGTCCGTCACCTCGGGCCGAACTGGTACGCGACGGTGATGGGCACCGCGATCCTCGCCACGGCGGGAGCCGCGCTCCCGGTCCGGCTGCCGGGGCTGCGGACGCTCTGCGCCGCCTTCTGGGCGCTCTCCCTCGCCCTCCTGCTGGCCCTGCTCGCCGCCCGCGCCCTGCACTGGCGCCACCACCGCGACCAGGCCCGCGCCCACCTCCGCGACCCGGCGACGGCCCCGTTCTACGGCTGTCTGGCCATGGCGCTGCTCGCCGTCGGGGGCGGCGCGGTGACCGTCGGCCGGGACTGGATCGGCATCCGCGCCGCGGTCGCGCTCGACGCCGTGCTGTTCGGCGCCGGGACGCTCGTCGCGCTCACGGCCGCCGTCGCCGTCCCGTATCTGATGGCCGTCCGCCACCGGGTGGAGGCCGCCCAGGCCACGCCGGTGTGGCTGCTGCCGCTCGTCGCGCCCATGGTGTCCGCGGCGCTCGGGCCGCTGCTGGTGCCGTATCTGCCGGCCGGGCAGCCGCGGCAGACCCTGCTGCTGGCGTGCTTCGCGCTGTTCGGGCTGAGTCTGCTCGCCACGCTCATGATGCTGCCGGTGGTGTTCGGGCGGCTGGTGACCGGCGCGCCGCTGCCCCTCGTCCTCACCCCGACCCTGTTCCTCCTCCTGGGCCCGCTCGGGCAGTCCACCACCGCCGTCGGGAAGTTCGCGGAGGTCGCTCCCGGGGTCGTGCCCGGCCCGGACGCGCGCGGCTTCGCCGTCCTCGCCGTGCTGTACGGGGTGCCCGTCCTGGGCTTCGCGCTGCTCTGGCTGTGTCTGGCCGGGGCGCACGTGCTGCGGGCCCGCCGGCACGGGATGGGCTTCGCGATGACGTGGTGGGCGTTCACCTTCCCGGTCGGCACCTGTGTGACCGGGGCGGCGGCGCTGGCCCGGCACACCGGGCTGGCCGTCTACCAGGTGCTGGCCTGCGCGCTGTACGTCGTCCTCGTCGCCGCCTGGACGGTCGTCGCCGGGCACACCGTGCGCGGGCTGCTCAGCGGCGGGCTGCTCGCAGCGCCTCGCCCAGCGCCTTCGGCGCCTCGGCGAGCGACGGGCCGTACCACGTCAGGTGCCGTCCGCTGA
- a CDS encoding helix-turn-helix domain-containing protein has translation MGDHKEQPLRVGAAVRRRRRSLQLTLAVVAERSGLSVPFLSQVENERARPSTSSLEKVADALRTTAVELLAAADPACSVDVVRADVTEPGQGTGQSSGHGAGAGPDPEPRSRSLVRGHHQMHASEFTGDHDAGREFQYRNDQLMYVADGAVEIEAEGRAYRLGRGDTLYLTGGVRHRWRATVPDTRLVVVAVAEHIEAVRDRDRGRRR, from the coding sequence ATGGGCGACCACAAAGAACAGCCCCTGCGGGTGGGCGCGGCCGTGCGGCGCCGACGCCGGTCCCTGCAGCTCACCCTCGCCGTCGTGGCCGAGCGCAGCGGCCTGTCCGTCCCGTTCCTGAGCCAGGTCGAGAACGAGCGCGCGCGGCCCAGCACCAGTTCCCTGGAGAAGGTCGCCGACGCCCTGCGCACCACGGCCGTCGAACTCCTCGCCGCCGCCGACCCGGCGTGCAGCGTGGACGTCGTACGCGCCGACGTCACCGAGCCGGGCCAGGGCACCGGCCAGAGCAGCGGCCACGGCGCGGGTGCGGGGCCGGATCCGGAGCCGCGCTCGCGTTCCCTGGTGCGCGGTCACCACCAGATGCACGCCTCCGAGTTCACCGGCGACCACGACGCCGGCCGTGAATTCCAGTACCGCAACGACCAGTTGATGTACGTCGCCGACGGCGCCGTGGAGATCGAGGCGGAGGGCCGCGCCTACCGTCTGGGCCGCGGCGACACCCTGTACCTCACCGGCGGGGTCCGTCACCGCTGGCGGGCGACTGTGCCGGACACCCGGCTGGTCGTCGTCGCCGTGGCCGAGCACATCGAGGCGGTCCGCGACCGTGACCGGGGGCGCAGGCGCTAG
- a CDS encoding amino acid permease has product MTTTTPPDVRPDPPHSPVADAGDGSLAEFGYRQELHRSLGRYASFAAGFSFISVLTTVFQFFAFGYAFGGPVFFWAWPVVLVGQLLVAACFAELAARYPISGAIYQWSSRLSTPSFGWFAGWIMVIGQIVVVAAAALALQMVLPAIWSGFQLIGTDPAPTSPDGAANAALLGVILLVLTTLVNVLDNRVMSVINRVGVTAEIIGAVLIVVLLLTHSERTPSITFHTEGAAQNGLFGALLVGSFTAAYVMIGFDSAGEMSEETRDPRRTAPRTILTALGAAGLLGGLIVLGGILAAPSLTDGRLGVDGLSYVLTSSLGDGVGKALLADVVIAIAVATLAIQTAACRMLFSMARDGQLPFSGRLARVNPRTGMPSAPALVVGVLAAALLLLNFASPEAFLAIGTTCIVMLYLAYAMVTGPLLVRRLRGRFSSTGTDETGARLFSLGRWGVPVNTLALLYGLLMTINLAWPRAAVYDPAGGHWYFQWFTVLFLGVTVAIGVAFRAYRRRATALAGAVPEAATA; this is encoded by the coding sequence GTGACGACAACGACACCCCCCGACGTACGCCCCGACCCGCCGCACTCCCCCGTCGCCGACGCCGGCGACGGCTCCCTCGCCGAGTTCGGCTACCGCCAGGAACTGCACCGCAGCCTGGGCCGGTACGCCTCGTTCGCCGCCGGGTTCTCCTTCATCTCCGTCCTGACGACCGTCTTCCAGTTCTTCGCCTTCGGTTACGCCTTCGGCGGCCCGGTCTTCTTCTGGGCCTGGCCGGTGGTGCTGGTCGGGCAGTTGCTGGTGGCCGCGTGCTTCGCGGAACTGGCGGCGCGCTATCCCATCTCCGGCGCGATCTACCAGTGGTCGTCGCGGCTGTCGACGCCGTCGTTCGGCTGGTTCGCCGGCTGGATCATGGTGATCGGGCAGATCGTCGTGGTCGCCGCCGCCGCGCTCGCGCTGCAGATGGTGCTGCCGGCGATCTGGTCGGGCTTCCAGCTCATCGGCACCGACCCGGCGCCCACCTCACCCGACGGCGCGGCCAACGCGGCGCTGCTCGGCGTGATCCTGCTGGTGCTGACGACACTGGTGAACGTCCTCGACAACCGCGTGATGTCCGTGATCAACCGGGTCGGCGTCACCGCCGAGATCATCGGCGCGGTACTCATCGTCGTGCTGCTGCTCACCCACTCCGAGCGCACCCCGAGCATCACCTTCCACACCGAAGGGGCCGCGCAGAACGGCCTGTTCGGGGCGCTGCTCGTCGGCTCGTTCACGGCCGCCTACGTGATGATCGGCTTCGACAGCGCGGGCGAGATGAGCGAGGAGACGCGCGACCCGCGGCGCACCGCGCCCCGCACCATCCTGACCGCGCTCGGCGCGGCGGGCCTGCTCGGCGGCCTGATCGTGCTGGGCGGCATACTCGCCGCGCCCAGCCTCACCGACGGCCGCCTCGGGGTCGACGGGCTCAGCTACGTCCTCACCAGCAGCCTCGGCGACGGCGTCGGCAAGGCGCTGCTCGCGGACGTGGTGATCGCGATCGCGGTGGCGACGCTCGCCATCCAGACGGCGGCCTGCCGGATGCTGTTCTCCATGGCCCGCGACGGACAGCTCCCGTTCTCCGGCCGCCTCGCGCGCGTGAACCCGCGCACCGGCATGCCGAGCGCCCCGGCGCTGGTGGTCGGCGTCCTCGCGGCGGCCCTGCTGCTGCTCAACTTCGCCTCACCGGAGGCGTTCCTGGCCATCGGCACCACCTGCATCGTGATGCTGTACCTGGCGTACGCGATGGTCACCGGCCCCCTGCTGGTGCGCCGCCTGCGCGGCCGGTTCTCCTCGACGGGCACGGACGAGACCGGCGCCCGCCTGTTCTCCCTGGGCCGCTGGGGCGTCCCGGTGAACACCCTCGCCCTCCTCTACGGCCTCCTGATGACGATCAACCTGGCCTGGCCCCGCGCGGCGGTCTACGACCCGGCGGGCGGCCACTGGTACTTCCAGTGGTTCACCGTGCTCTTCCTCGGTGTGACGGTCGCGATCGGTGTGGCCTTCCGGGCCTACCGGCGGCGGGCGACGGCGCTGGCCGGTGCCGTACCGGAGGCCGCGACGGCGTGA
- a CDS encoding LysR family transcriptional regulator — protein MGSIAHRVPDLGALELLLGVARLGSLGAAARELGITQPAASSRIRSMERQLGVALVDRSPRGSRLTDAGALVTDWARRIVEAAQAFDAGAQALRDRRDSRLRVAASMTIAEYLLPGWLLALRAGRPDTAVSLLAGNSAAVAERLLSGEADLGFVEGLTVPPGLDSTVIAHDHLIVVVAPGHPWARRRRPLPAAELASTPLILREEGSGTRQVLDTALGGLARPLIELSSTTAVKAAAVSGAGPAVLSELAVGEELALRRLVSIPVEGVALARDLRAVWPTGHRPAGPARELLSLTRG, from the coding sequence ATGGGTTCGATCGCGCACCGTGTCCCGGATCTCGGGGCGCTGGAGCTGCTGCTGGGCGTGGCCCGGCTGGGCAGCCTGGGTGCGGCGGCGCGCGAGCTGGGCATCACGCAGCCGGCGGCGAGCAGCCGGATCCGGTCCATGGAACGCCAGCTCGGCGTGGCCCTGGTGGACCGCTCCCCGCGCGGCTCCCGGCTCACGGACGCAGGCGCGCTGGTCACGGACTGGGCGCGGCGGATCGTCGAGGCGGCGCAGGCGTTCGACGCGGGGGCGCAGGCGCTGCGGGACCGGCGGGACTCACGGCTGCGGGTGGCGGCCAGCATGACCATCGCCGAGTACCTGCTGCCAGGCTGGCTGCTCGCGCTGCGCGCCGGGCGGCCGGACACGGCGGTGTCGCTGCTCGCGGGCAACTCGGCGGCCGTCGCCGAGCGGTTGCTGTCAGGGGAGGCGGACCTCGGCTTCGTGGAGGGGCTCACGGTGCCGCCCGGCCTCGACTCCACCGTGATAGCCCACGACCACCTCATCGTCGTCGTCGCCCCCGGCCACCCGTGGGCCCGGCGCCGACGCCCGCTGCCCGCGGCCGAGTTGGCGTCGACGCCGCTGATCCTGCGGGAGGAGGGGTCCGGGACGCGTCAGGTTCTCGACACGGCGCTGGGCGGTCTGGCCCGGCCGCTGATCGAGCTGTCCTCGACGACGGCGGTGAAGGCGGCGGCGGTGAGCGGGGCGGGGCCGGCGGTGCTGAGCGAACTGGCGGTCGGCGAGGAGTTGGCGCTGCGGCGGTTGGTCTCGATACCGGTCGAGGGGGTCGCGCTGGCGCGCGACCTGCGCGCGGTGTGGCCGACGGGGCATCGCCCTGCGGGGCCTGCGCGGGAGCTGTTGTCGCTGACGCGGGGGTAG
- a CDS encoding 5'-3' exonuclease — protein MRGVTGRLMLLDTASLYFRAYFGVPDSVKAPDGTPVNAVRGLLDFIDRLVKDHRPDELVACMDADWRPRWRVDLIPTYKAHRVAEEREVGPDEEEVPDTLSPQVPIIEAVLDALGIARVGVAGYEADDVIGTFTGRAKGPVDIVTGDRDLYQLVDDARGVRVLYPLKGVGTLQLTDEAWLREKYGVDGRGYADLATLRGDPSDGLPGVPGIGEKTAAKLLAEFGDLAGIMAAVEDPKAKLTPSQRKRLDEARPYVAVAPKVVAVAGDVPLPDVDTVLPGAPRDGATLEALAARWGLGGSLQRLLNTLNTARA, from the coding sequence ATGCGAGGCGTGACCGGACGACTGATGCTTCTCGACACCGCCTCGCTCTACTTCCGCGCCTACTTCGGCGTCCCGGACTCCGTGAAGGCGCCGGACGGCACTCCGGTGAACGCCGTACGCGGGCTGCTGGACTTCATCGACCGGCTGGTGAAGGACCACCGGCCGGACGAACTGGTCGCCTGCATGGACGCCGACTGGCGCCCCCGGTGGCGCGTCGACCTGATCCCCACCTACAAGGCGCACCGCGTCGCCGAGGAGCGCGAGGTGGGACCGGACGAGGAGGAGGTGCCGGACACCCTCTCCCCGCAGGTGCCGATCATCGAGGCGGTCCTGGACGCGCTCGGCATCGCCCGCGTGGGCGTCGCGGGCTACGAGGCGGACGACGTGATCGGCACGTTCACCGGCCGCGCGAAGGGCCCGGTCGACATCGTCACCGGCGACCGCGACCTCTACCAACTGGTCGACGACGCGCGCGGGGTGCGCGTGCTCTACCCGCTGAAGGGCGTCGGCACGCTGCAACTGACGGACGAGGCGTGGCTGCGCGAGAAGTACGGCGTGGACGGGCGCGGGTACGCGGATCTGGCCACGCTGCGCGGCGACCCGAGCGACGGCCTGCCGGGCGTGCCGGGCATCGGGGAGAAGACGGCGGCCAAACTGCTGGCCGAGTTCGGCGACCTGGCCGGGATCATGGCGGCGGTCGAGGACCCGAAGGCGAAGCTGACGCCGTCGCAGCGCAAGCGGCTGGACGAGGCGCGGCCGTACGTCGCCGTCGCGCCGAAGGTCGTCGCGGTCGCCGGCGACGTGCCCCTTCCGGACGTGGACACCGTGCTGCCGGGTGCGCCGAGGGACGGGGCGACACTGGAGGCACTGGCGGCGCGCTGGGGGCTCGGAGGGTCACTGCAACGACTGCTGAACACGCTGAACACAGCGCGCGCGTAG